A window of Paenibacillus sp. 19GGS1-52 contains these coding sequences:
- a CDS encoding MarR family winged helix-turn-helix transcriptional regulator, producing the protein MENTRELFQIMTRRFGLLNKNCCSVGGCDISLAQSHLLYEIDRRQNPSMQQVAETLAIDITTFSRQVQSLIKMDLVKKTADPSDRRVFTLSLTVQGKFVATTIDQQMNDYLNEVFSYMSEFEKETVLRSVQIFNEAMGKSSRCCAPITG; encoded by the coding sequence ATGGAGAACACACGCGAGTTGTTTCAGATCATGACCCGGCGCTTCGGCCTGCTAAATAAGAACTGCTGCAGCGTTGGCGGTTGCGATATCTCCTTAGCGCAAAGCCATCTGCTGTATGAGATTGATCGACGGCAAAATCCCTCCATGCAGCAGGTTGCCGAAACCTTGGCGATCGATATTACAACTTTTAGCCGGCAAGTACAATCCTTAATAAAGATGGACCTGGTCAAAAAAACAGCTGATCCCAGTGACCGCAGAGTATTCACACTCTCTCTCACGGTTCAGGGTAAATTCGTGGCCACAACCATTGATCAGCAGATGAATGATTACCTGAATGAAGTATTCTCGTATATGAGCGAGTTTGAGAAAGAAACCGTACTGCGTTCCGTGCAGATTTTTAATGAGGCTATGGGGAAATCAAGCAGATGTTGTGCACCCATCACCGGGTGA
- a CDS encoding cupin domain-containing protein translates to MITAKETKVLLGEANPWALMPNHIHLYHREILSAEEADGMGIRASSILWERIDVGGQVLPHYHDVAEIIHITVGKVKLLCNDEWKSYKAGDTFHVPAGVIHSVANDDEQPTEQISIFLPAEQETAPPNTFFNTKLVEDIYSMKLK, encoded by the coding sequence ATGATCACAGCAAAAGAAACGAAGGTTCTCCTTGGTGAGGCAAATCCGTGGGCACTTATGCCCAATCATATTCACTTATACCATCGGGAGATCTTGTCAGCGGAAGAAGCGGACGGCATGGGTATTAGAGCGAGTTCTATTCTTTGGGAGCGAATTGATGTAGGTGGGCAAGTCCTCCCACATTATCATGATGTAGCTGAAATTATTCATATTACTGTAGGTAAGGTGAAGTTGTTATGCAATGATGAATGGAAATCCTACAAGGCGGGTGATACCTTTCATGTTCCTGCTGGAGTTATTCATTCCGTAGCTAATGACGATGAACAGCCGACGGAGCAAATAAGTATCTTCTTGCCTGCTGAGCAAGAGACAGCACCGCCTAATACATTCTTTAATACGAAGCTTGTGGAAGATATATATTCCATGAAATTGAAATGA
- a CDS encoding PucR family transcriptional regulator → MTNNKIGFTCGDVLLIPDFKDALILAGANGMQRTITRVNVMEVPDVIDWVRPGEFLITSGFPFRDQPEAISDIIPQLVERGVAALGIKTKRYIDKIPQRALELANQLDFPIFELPLSVSFSDVVRDIMERVLVQEARELSLLQSRFQKLSQKLLYGKGIEEFLQSLDAMVNNPIILLDDSDHLFLSPQAEQVVQLMDNALIWSQMRDDSNLGISFITIGERRTRVYISAVNDKQYNNCLLILLEWNQESSVVDQLTIDRVGVLVGLEMINAHARREVESKYIDQFLQDWISGRMVTMEDLNIRAEACGCPLEKDHRLYVGLVRWLDNKPTTKELLQAVKKIRIKSFCPNIQVTLLEGDLTFVVSLPPQSNLNTTLDMIFADIQAQFGTEKYSICLGNGVEYPDKLFKSYSDVKKIHHISTICDYREAYIDYKKLGIFQLLYLLPDVEEINDYRDRYIVPMLNYDAKHNTLLFHTLKVYLKHNRNAKKTSLELFTHYNTVTYRIERVCEILGISLDSGDDMLQLHFAVKLNEMRPVEIE, encoded by the coding sequence ATGACTAACAATAAGATCGGCTTTACCTGCGGGGATGTTCTATTAATACCCGACTTTAAGGATGCGCTGATTTTAGCGGGGGCGAATGGTATGCAGCGTACCATCACGCGGGTCAATGTAATGGAAGTACCTGATGTAATCGATTGGGTGAGGCCGGGTGAATTCTTAATCACTAGCGGATTTCCATTTCGAGATCAACCTGAGGCAATTTCTGATATTATTCCACAACTGGTGGAAAGAGGTGTAGCGGCATTAGGGATTAAAACGAAAAGGTATATTGATAAAATCCCACAGCGTGCGCTGGAATTGGCGAATCAGTTGGATTTTCCTATTTTCGAACTGCCCTTATCCGTCTCCTTCTCCGATGTTGTTAGAGATATTATGGAGAGGGTCTTAGTTCAAGAAGCTAGAGAATTATCCCTTTTGCAGAGTCGTTTTCAAAAGCTGTCCCAAAAGCTGCTCTATGGAAAAGGAATCGAAGAGTTCTTGCAGTCGCTTGATGCGATGGTGAATAATCCGATCATCCTGCTGGATGACTCGGATCATTTGTTTCTTTCTCCCCAAGCCGAGCAAGTAGTACAGTTGATGGATAATGCTCTTATTTGGTCTCAAATGCGTGACGATAGTAATTTAGGGATTAGCTTCATTACTATAGGTGAACGTCGAACTCGCGTTTATATCTCTGCAGTTAATGATAAACAATACAATAATTGTCTGCTTATTCTCTTAGAGTGGAATCAAGAGTCATCAGTTGTGGATCAATTGACCATTGATCGGGTAGGTGTTCTGGTAGGATTGGAAATGATTAATGCCCACGCCCGCCGGGAAGTGGAATCCAAATATATTGATCAATTTCTACAAGATTGGATATCTGGCCGAATGGTCACGATGGAGGACCTCAATATTCGAGCAGAGGCTTGTGGATGTCCCTTGGAGAAGGATCATCGACTTTATGTGGGATTAGTCCGCTGGTTGGACAACAAGCCAACAACGAAGGAACTGCTGCAGGCTGTCAAGAAAATTCGGATCAAGTCCTTTTGTCCAAATATTCAAGTAACCCTATTGGAAGGCGACTTGACCTTTGTTGTATCTCTCCCCCCGCAAAGTAATTTGAATACAACCTTAGATATGATTTTTGCGGACATCCAGGCACAATTTGGCACAGAGAAATATTCTATATGCTTGGGGAATGGGGTAGAGTATCCGGATAAATTGTTTAAAAGTTATAGCGATGTGAAGAAAATTCATCATATCAGTACGATTTGTGATTATAGAGAAGCTTACATTGATTATAAGAAGCTTGGTATATTTCAATTGCTGTATCTCTTGCCGGATGTTGAAGAAATAAATGATTACCGGGACCGATATATTGTCCCCATGTTGAATTATGATGCCAAGCATAATACCTTGCTATTCCATACTCTGAAGGTGTATCTGAAGCATAATAGAAATGCGAAGAAAACTTCTCTGGAGCTGTTTACTCACTATAATACGGTAACCTATAGAATTGAACGAGTGTGTGAGATTCTAGGTATAAGTTTAGATAGCGGGGATGATATGCTGCAGCTTCATTTTGCAGTGAAATTAAATGAGATGAGACCGGTAGAAATAGAATGA
- a CDS encoding MBL fold metallo-hydrolase: MPKKIYENVDGVALDNSMKRFQQWRKERRTKQKDLFYIIPQVSSLDIEGMLSQNSMTWIGHATFLLRYCGLTIVTDPVWAKSMAFKKRLAEPGIPLERMPSVDVVLISHGHYDHLDFPSLRALKGDPVILVPEGLKAKLLRKGFRKVEELAWWQSITIAGVQIDFVPTQHWTRRTLRDTNRSHWGGWVIQEEKRELGSAPSIYFAGDSGYFRGFTEIGQRYNLDYVLMPIGAYEPEWFMSKQHVTPEEAIQAFLDSGGKHFIPMHYGAFFLADDTPKEALDRLYAEWERRQLDTAALNVLIHGEMLRIENGK; the protein is encoded by the coding sequence ATGCCCAAGAAGATTTATGAAAATGTAGACGGCGTCGCATTGGACAACTCTATGAAGCGGTTTCAGCAGTGGCGCAAGGAGCGGAGAACCAAGCAGAAAGATCTTTTTTATATTATTCCTCAAGTGAGTTCGCTAGATATTGAAGGGATGTTGAGTCAAAACTCGATGACTTGGATAGGGCATGCAACTTTTTTATTGCGATATTGTGGGTTAACCATCGTAACAGATCCCGTGTGGGCGAAGAGTATGGCCTTTAAGAAACGGCTGGCCGAACCAGGTATTCCGTTAGAAAGGATGCCTTCGGTAGATGTTGTACTCATCTCACATGGGCATTATGATCATTTGGATTTCCCGTCGCTAAGGGCTCTTAAGGGAGATCCCGTGATTCTCGTGCCAGAAGGACTCAAAGCGAAACTTCTACGCAAAGGTTTTCGAAAGGTTGAGGAGCTAGCCTGGTGGCAGAGTATAACCATCGCAGGTGTTCAGATCGATTTTGTACCGACGCAGCATTGGACGAGGCGTACGCTACGGGATACCAACCGCTCTCATTGGGGTGGATGGGTCATACAAGAGGAGAAAAGAGAGCTAGGAAGTGCGCCTTCAATCTATTTTGCCGGAGATAGTGGGTACTTTCGTGGATTCACAGAGATCGGCCAGCGTTACAATCTGGATTATGTGTTGATGCCAATTGGGGCGTACGAGCCAGAGTGGTTTATGTCTAAACAGCATGTAACACCAGAAGAGGCGATCCAAGCGTTCCTAGATTCAGGAGGTAAACATTTTATTCCAATGCATTACGGCGCATTTTTCCTAGCGGATGATACACCAAAGGAAGCGCTAGATAGGCTTTATGCGGAATGGGAGCGACGGCAATTGGATACGGCTGCATTAAATGTTCTAATCCATGGGGAGATGTTGAGGATTGAAAATGGAAAATGA
- a CDS encoding SDR family NAD(P)-dependent oxidoreductase, which produces MENERTSSEKTFIITGGNTGLGYACAKNIAKDNKKNQIVIACRNATKAQEAVNSLIKETGNDNIISLELDLSSIESVRDFVIRFSDAKLPPLYAIVCNAGIQVVNKAQYTKDGFELTFGVNHPGHFLLVNLLLENISDAGRIVFVSSGTHDPLQKTGMPEPKYENARLLAYPKEMGSKEETGSIGRRSYTTSKLCNIYCTYELAERITQQTNKNITVNAFDPGLMPGTGLARSYSPFLRFVSKYILSLLILVHPKVHTIGKSGKALASLVTKPELDTTTGKYFEGTKEIKSSVLSYNKENRKDLWRTSVELTALNQ; this is translated from the coding sequence ATGGAAAATGAAAGAACTTCAAGTGAAAAAACATTTATAATAACAGGCGGGAATACGGGATTAGGTTATGCATGTGCTAAAAATATTGCGAAAGATAATAAAAAAAATCAAATTGTCATAGCTTGCCGTAACGCAACGAAAGCACAAGAAGCAGTGAATTCGCTGATTAAAGAAACGGGAAATGACAACATCATTTCGTTAGAGCTTGATCTTTCCTCTATAGAATCTGTTAGAGATTTTGTGATCCGATTTTCAGATGCTAAATTGCCCCCTTTATATGCGATTGTATGTAATGCAGGAATTCAGGTCGTTAACAAAGCACAATATACAAAGGATGGATTCGAGCTAACGTTTGGGGTAAACCATCCGGGTCATTTTTTACTAGTAAATCTGCTGCTTGAAAATATATCGGATGCAGGAAGAATCGTTTTTGTTAGTAGTGGAACGCATGATCCGTTACAAAAAACTGGAATGCCTGAACCCAAATATGAAAATGCGAGATTACTGGCCTATCCTAAGGAAATGGGTTCAAAAGAAGAGACAGGTTCAATAGGAAGACGCAGCTATACGACTTCGAAATTATGTAATATTTACTGTACTTATGAATTAGCAGAAAGAATAACACAGCAAACAAATAAAAACATTACAGTAAATGCTTTTGACCCAGGATTGATGCCTGGAACGGGGCTTGCTCGAAGTTACTCTCCTTTTCTGAGATTTGTCTCGAAATATATTCTATCTTTATTAATTTTAGTTCATCCCAAGGTGCATACGATTGGCAAATCAGGCAAAGCATTAGCATCTCTAGTTACTAAACCTGAATTGGATACAACGACAGGGAAATATTTTGAAGGTACAAAGGAAATCAAATCTTCAGTCCTTTCTTATAACAAGGAGAATAGAAAAGATTTATGGAGAACCAGTGTGGAATTAACAGCGCTTAATCAATAG
- a CDS encoding TetR/AcrR family transcriptional regulator has product MDTPNKKNYHHGDLRQTLIHVGIELISESGASSLDLRKVARMAGVSHAAPYRHFADKKALIAAISEEGFNLLALEMEQAISLKDSSAHEQLRGMGHAYVQFAITNPSLVREMFSGLTIEREAYPSLYDVSKKLFHMIETVVIIGQETGNIKKSDSNELTCAIWSMMHGTAILIIENQLKPVTMQINGIEHITEVCMDSLILGLGAS; this is encoded by the coding sequence ATGGATACACCAAATAAAAAAAACTATCATCACGGCGATCTTCGCCAAACACTGATTCATGTAGGAATAGAATTAATTTCCGAGAGTGGTGCATCCAGTCTTGATTTACGCAAAGTAGCCCGTATGGCGGGAGTAAGCCATGCCGCCCCATATCGGCATTTTGCTGATAAAAAGGCCTTAATTGCGGCAATCAGCGAAGAGGGCTTTAACCTGCTAGCGCTAGAAATGGAACAAGCTATCTCATTGAAGGACAGCAGTGCTCATGAACAATTAAGAGGTATGGGACATGCCTATGTTCAATTTGCGATCACAAACCCATCACTGGTAAGAGAAATGTTCAGCGGATTAACTATTGAGCGTGAAGCTTATCCCTCTCTCTATGACGTCTCCAAAAAGCTGTTTCACATGATCGAAACCGTCGTAATCATCGGACAAGAGACAGGTAATATTAAAAAAAGTGACAGCAATGAGCTAACCTGCGCCATTTGGTCCATGATGCATGGCACAGCCATATTAATTATCGAGAACCAACTAAAGCCCGTTACCATGCAAATTAACGGAATTGAACATATTACCGAAGTTTGTATGGATTCCTTGATTCTGGGTCTAGGAGCTAGCTAA
- the atzF gene encoding allophanate hydrolase, translating into MNSIAIPRVLSIKWLRDMYTAQLITPEEIIQEIINRSIEDADMNIWIVPPTMVQLSFYLDRLKTLDLATSPLWGIPFAIKDNIDLEGVETTAGCPEFSYLPTEHAVVVDRMIQAGAIPLGKTNLDQFATGLVGTRSPYGETNNALRKELISGGSSSGSAVAVARGQAAFAFGTDTAGSGRVPAALNNLVGYKPSLGAWPTKGVVPACASLDCVTVFTHSIEEALEVDAAARGIDKSDPWSKDYPQPHLRLPKMMYLPKTALDFYGPHANEYRSAWNAAIKNLQKMNLVIEYIDYDIFAQAAAILYEGPWVAERWADLGPFIDSHRGISNPVTEKVLRSGADDKHTAASVFQAMHKLQEMKRITRNLMNNAVMIMPTCGGTWTRDQVRQDPIGTNSDMGRYTNHCNLLDLCAVAVPAGHAAEDTPFGITFFALAENEDLICGAADLFQDILQRFSPLRVETTLVAVCGLHMRGFPLEKQMHEFGARFIREEHTATKYQMVKLPTTPSKPGLIKKARGGASIHLEVWEMPLDRFGYFAALIPAPLGMGKVELQDGSEIPGFVCEAYAETGAEDITAVGSWKNV; encoded by the coding sequence ATGAACTCCATTGCTATCCCGCGTGTATTATCTATAAAGTGGTTACGGGACATGTATACAGCCCAATTGATCACGCCTGAAGAGATTATTCAAGAGATCATTAACCGTTCGATTGAAGATGCTGATATGAATATTTGGATTGTTCCGCCTACAATGGTTCAACTATCGTTCTATTTAGACCGACTGAAAACACTGGATCTTGCGACTTCTCCACTGTGGGGCATTCCGTTTGCAATCAAAGATAATATAGATTTGGAAGGGGTAGAGACAACAGCAGGTTGTCCCGAATTCTCTTATCTCCCCACTGAACATGCTGTAGTAGTGGATCGAATGATACAGGCCGGAGCGATACCTCTTGGCAAGACCAATCTGGATCAGTTTGCCACAGGTTTGGTGGGAACACGAAGTCCATATGGTGAAACAAATAATGCGTTGCGCAAAGAACTAATAAGCGGTGGGTCCAGTTCCGGCTCGGCGGTTGCTGTTGCGCGCGGCCAGGCGGCTTTTGCTTTTGGGACGGATACAGCAGGTTCTGGTCGAGTTCCAGCTGCGCTGAATAATCTAGTGGGCTATAAACCAAGTTTAGGTGCTTGGCCGACAAAAGGTGTAGTTCCGGCCTGTGCTAGCCTCGATTGCGTGACTGTATTTACCCACTCCATAGAGGAAGCTTTAGAGGTAGATGCCGCAGCACGCGGTATAGACAAGTCAGATCCCTGGTCCAAAGATTACCCACAACCCCACCTAAGACTTCCGAAAATGATGTATTTACCGAAGACAGCACTCGATTTCTATGGCCCCCATGCGAATGAGTATCGTAGTGCATGGAATGCTGCGATAAAGAACTTGCAAAAGATGAACCTGGTGATCGAATACATTGATTATGATATCTTCGCGCAAGCGGCTGCGATTCTTTATGAGGGTCCATGGGTCGCTGAACGTTGGGCCGATTTGGGCCCCTTTATAGATTCGCACAGAGGGATATCCAATCCTGTAACCGAGAAAGTATTACGTTCTGGTGCGGATGACAAACATACGGCTGCTTCTGTGTTTCAGGCCATGCATAAACTGCAAGAGATGAAGAGGATTACCAGAAATCTGATGAACAATGCTGTGATGATCATGCCTACTTGTGGTGGAACCTGGACCCGGGATCAGGTTCGGCAGGATCCGATAGGCACCAACAGTGATATGGGGCGGTATACGAATCATTGTAATCTATTGGATTTATGTGCAGTTGCTGTTCCAGCAGGTCATGCTGCGGAGGACACTCCGTTTGGGATCACGTTTTTTGCGCTTGCTGAGAACGAAGATTTAATTTGTGGCGCTGCGGATTTGTTTCAGGATATCTTACAACGCTTTAGCCCATTGCGGGTAGAAACAACTTTAGTGGCTGTATGTGGTTTACATATGCGAGGGTTTCCATTAGAGAAACAAATGCATGAATTTGGAGCACGATTTATCCGCGAAGAGCATACAGCGACCAAATATCAGATGGTTAAGCTACCGACGACCCCCTCTAAACCCGGTCTTATTAAGAAGGCAAGAGGGGGAGCTTCTATTCATTTGGAAGTATGGGAAATGCCTCTAGATCGATTTGGTTATTTTGCAGCTTTAATACCTGCTCCGTTGGGTATGGGTAAAGTTGAACTCCAAGATGGTTCGGAGATTCCTGGATTTGTCTGTGAAGCTTATGCAGAGACAGGGGCAGAGGATATCACTGCTGTCGGTAGTTGGAAAAATGTGTAG
- a CDS encoding arsenite methyltransferase: MNKLTNDQIRQKVRSRYQQIAVQTVEPNSSRCFTDSEDSAERSGSCCSTPTDFNTISTKLGYSADELQAVPEGANLGLGCGNPGAIADMQAGETVLDLGSGGGFDCFLASRQVGADGHVLGIDMTPEMISRARDNAIKGHFSNTEFRLGEIEHLPVADNTVNAIISNCVINLSPDKQQVFHEAFRVLKPGGRLAISDIVTTAELPPEIKNDMNELYSGCISGASSISEVKVMLQQSGFSNISIEPKDESKSFIKDWVPGANIDNYIISAIIKATKAYS; the protein is encoded by the coding sequence ATGAACAAGCTCACAAATGACCAAATCCGTCAAAAGGTCCGCAGCCGGTATCAACAAATTGCCGTGCAAACTGTGGAACCCAACTCATCTCGCTGTTTTACAGACAGTGAAGACAGTGCAGAACGTTCCGGAAGCTGCTGCAGTACTCCCACAGATTTTAATACCATCTCTACTAAGCTGGGTTATTCTGCAGATGAACTGCAGGCAGTTCCCGAGGGGGCGAATTTGGGATTAGGCTGTGGAAATCCCGGTGCTATCGCCGATATGCAAGCCGGTGAGACCGTGCTGGATTTAGGCAGCGGCGGTGGGTTTGATTGTTTTCTGGCCTCTCGCCAGGTCGGTGCAGACGGTCATGTTTTGGGAATCGATATGACACCGGAGATGATTAGCCGTGCACGCGATAATGCCATAAAGGGGCATTTTAGCAATACAGAGTTCCGGTTGGGAGAGATCGAACATCTCCCCGTTGCCGACAATACAGTGAATGCCATTATCTCCAACTGTGTAATTAACCTTTCCCCTGATAAACAGCAGGTCTTCCATGAAGCCTTCCGGGTTCTTAAGCCAGGTGGCCGTCTCGCCATTTCCGACATCGTAACTACCGCTGAACTGCCGCCGGAAATTAAAAATGATATGAATGAGTTATATTCGGGCTGCATCTCGGGCGCATCCTCCATCAGCGAAGTGAAGGTTATGCTTCAGCAAAGCGGCTTCTCCAACATTTCTATCGAGCCTAAAGATGAATCCAAGTCTTTTATCAAAGACTGGGTTCCCGGTGCTAACATAGACAACTACATCATCTCCGCGATTATTAAAGCAACTAAAGCTTATAGCTGA
- a CDS encoding ring-opening amidohydrolase, with protein sequence MKCSVTRVPINSPSDVLTLKEYVDQAVIHPGEVIAVLGKTEGNGCVNDFTRGYAVRSVQDFFAGYIGEKAKHISYVMSGGTEGILSPHLAVVSRNPVSEHLKYDRKSLAIGVAKTPEFLPEEIGRLTQVEQVAAAVKRAIYEAGITDNADVHFVQVKCPLLTTEHLRDASSRSVTVVTEDTYKSMGYSRGASALGVAIALEEIAAADLKEADICQDWEQYSFVASTSAGSELNYCEVIVFGNSDCAEGPFYIDHDVMKDSIDADVLRKLLAKHEEDEWVQVLAKAEADPTGYVRNRRHTMLNDSDINHTRHARAVVGGVLASVCGDPMIYVSGGAEHQGPAGGGPVAVIFKRGMKS encoded by the coding sequence ATGAAATGTTCAGTCACACGTGTGCCTATTAACTCACCAAGTGATGTGTTGACGCTCAAAGAATATGTAGATCAGGCAGTAATCCATCCCGGTGAAGTCATTGCAGTATTGGGCAAAACTGAAGGGAATGGCTGTGTAAATGATTTTACACGTGGCTATGCAGTTCGTTCGGTACAGGATTTCTTTGCCGGCTATATTGGAGAGAAGGCTAAGCATATATCCTATGTAATGTCAGGTGGGACGGAAGGGATATTAAGCCCCCACCTAGCTGTTGTCAGTCGGAACCCGGTAAGTGAACATCTGAAGTATGACCGAAAGTCACTAGCTATAGGTGTGGCCAAGACGCCTGAATTCCTGCCGGAGGAGATTGGACGTTTAACGCAAGTAGAGCAGGTTGCTGCTGCCGTCAAACGAGCTATTTATGAAGCGGGGATTACAGATAACGCTGATGTTCATTTTGTGCAGGTGAAGTGCCCATTGTTGACTACAGAGCATCTACGGGATGCGAGCAGCAGATCGGTGACAGTGGTAACGGAAGATACTTATAAATCTATGGGGTATTCACGGGGAGCCTCTGCGCTCGGGGTAGCGATTGCCTTAGAAGAGATCGCTGCAGCAGATTTAAAGGAAGCAGATATTTGTCAGGACTGGGAACAATACAGCTTCGTGGCCTCGACCTCAGCCGGGAGTGAACTGAACTACTGTGAAGTGATTGTGTTTGGCAACTCGGATTGTGCCGAAGGCCCATTTTATATTGACCATGATGTCATGAAGGATTCGATTGACGCGGATGTTTTGAGGAAGCTTTTAGCTAAACATGAGGAGGATGAGTGGGTCCAAGTATTAGCCAAAGCAGAAGCGGACCCCACCGGATATGTTCGGAATCGCAGGCATACCATGTTAAATGATTCAGATATTAATCATACCCGACACGCACGTGCTGTCGTAGGTGGCGTTCTTGCTTCCGTATGTGGGGATCCAATGATTTACGTTTCAGGGGGAGCAGAACATCAAGGCCCGGCAGGCGGTGGTCCGGTGGCGGTTATTTTCAAAAGGGGGATGAAATCATGA
- a CDS encoding ATP-binding protein: MDGEGIPKNTLNRIFDPFFTTKGKGTGIGLSICKQLIEMYGGRIQIDSEVRIGTNVTVILPWVRRDQLY, encoded by the coding sequence ATTGATGGAGAAGGAATCCCGAAGAATACATTAAACCGTATATTTGATCCATTCTTTACAACAAAGGGAAAAGGGACAGGTATAGGATTGTCGATTTGCAAACAACTGATCGAAATGTATGGCGGACGAATCCAGATCGATTCAGAAGTACGGATAGGAACGAATGTGACGGTTATTTTACCATGGGTACGCCGTGATCAATTATATTAA
- a CDS encoding metalloregulator ArsR/SmtB family transcription factor: protein MDLLTEIADDLKLLGDRTRLTMLALLKEREWCVCEFVEIFDISQPAISQHLRKLKSQGIVKESKRGQWVHYSLSIENKPFLQAVLNQMPDSKAILSLLNKEEIVASCK, encoded by the coding sequence ATGGACCTATTGACGGAGATTGCGGATGACTTAAAGCTGCTGGGTGACAGGACACGGCTGACTATGCTTGCGCTGCTGAAAGAGCGGGAATGGTGTGTATGTGAATTTGTAGAAATTTTTGATATTTCGCAGCCCGCGATTAGCCAGCATTTAAGAAAGCTGAAGAGCCAAGGTATCGTAAAGGAGAGCAAACGTGGGCAGTGGGTACACTACTCTTTGAGTATTGAGAATAAGCCTTTTCTGCAGGCGGTTCTGAATCAGATGCCCGATTCCAAAGCTATCCTGTCTTTATTGAATAAAGAAGAGATTGTTGCTTCATGTAAATGA
- a CDS encoding ABC transporter permease has protein sequence MINKMKNGMYPVGFALGFLILWELAVQIFDIPLYLLPAPTAIISVIDLKLGSHMLVTLSEALTGFILANILGFITAILFVHSKTLEKGMFPLAIALKTTPLVALAPLLVVWLGTGFSSKVVASMLICFFPILVNSVKGLKAIEFEAWELFSTYKGTKWEIFWKLRLPTSLPYVFSALKISTSLAIVGAIVGEFVGASKGLGYVVLVSSYHMETPQMFSAIIASAVCGLLLFWSISWIEKKLIFWQRADEI, from the coding sequence ATGATAAATAAGATGAAAAACGGTATGTACCCTGTTGGTTTTGCTCTGGGATTTCTAATCTTGTGGGAGCTTGCTGTACAAATATTTGATATTCCCCTATACCTGCTACCTGCTCCTACGGCAATCATTTCCGTCATTGATCTGAAGCTAGGCTCACATATGCTGGTTACGCTATCGGAAGCTTTAACCGGGTTTATTCTTGCTAATATCCTTGGGTTTATCACCGCAATCCTCTTTGTCCATTCCAAAACGTTGGAGAAAGGCATGTTTCCGTTAGCGATTGCCTTGAAAACGACACCGCTTGTGGCTTTAGCTCCATTGCTGGTGGTATGGCTGGGCACTGGGTTTAGCTCGAAAGTGGTGGCCTCTATGTTGATTTGCTTTTTTCCGATTCTCGTAAACAGCGTTAAAGGATTAAAGGCGATAGAGTTTGAAGCTTGGGAGCTCTTCTCTACTTATAAAGGTACGAAGTGGGAAATTTTTTGGAAGCTGCGTTTACCGACTAGTCTGCCTTATGTGTTCTCTGCCTTGAAGATATCAACCTCGCTAGCAATTGTAGGTGCGATCGTTGGTGAATTCGTGGGTGCAAGTAAAGGATTGGGTTATGTCGTTCTGGTCTCTTCCTATCATATGGAAACTCCGCAAATGTTCTCGGCGATCATAGCTTCAGCGGTGTGTGGCCTGCTTCTATTCTGGTCCATTAGCTGGATAGAGAAGAAATTAATATTCTGGCAAAGGGCGGATGAAATATGA
- a CDS encoding arsinothricin resistance N-acetyltransferase ArsN1 family A: MSTLAFRLAASHDIEQIRCIYNQGIEDRVATLETEPKDRVYMEAWFQEHQGRYRPMVVETNGKVIGWASLNPYSHRCAYNGVADLSIYIDREVRGQGVGSALLQVLETKAKEEQFHKIVLFTFPFNVLGQGLYRRMGYREVGVFEKQGLMDHQYIDVMIMEKML; the protein is encoded by the coding sequence ATGTCTACATTAGCATTTCGACTTGCAGCTTCCCACGATATCGAGCAAATCCGCTGCATCTATAATCAGGGAATTGAGGATCGGGTGGCCACGCTCGAAACGGAGCCCAAGGATCGGGTTTATATGGAAGCTTGGTTTCAGGAGCATCAAGGACGCTATCGTCCAATGGTAGTGGAAACGAACGGCAAGGTTATCGGTTGGGCTTCCCTGAATCCTTACTCCCATCGCTGTGCTTATAACGGTGTAGCCGACCTTTCTATTTATATTGACCGCGAGGTTCGTGGGCAGGGTGTTGGATCTGCTCTGCTTCAAGTCTTGGAAACCAAAGCGAAAGAGGAACAATTCCATAAAATCGTACTATTCACCTTTCCTTTTAATGTACTTGGTCAGGGTTTGTATCGGAGAATGGGCTACCGCGAGGTAGGTGTGTTTGAAAAACAAGGACTGATGGACCATCAATATATCGATGTGATGATTATGGAGAAAATGCTTTAA